From a single Streptomyces sp. NBC_00377 genomic region:
- a CDS encoding LysE family translocator, with product MDSGTLISFLAVDLLLVCVPGADWAYVISAGLRGRSVGAAVSGLVSGYALHTALAAAGLAVLVAGSPALLTGLTVAGAAYLVWLGWAVLRRPGTPGAGEEIAEGGPRVFLRGATISGLNPKGLLLYLSVLPQFLTPGDGRLPVAVQTTALGLLHMACCAAVYLTVGVLARRLLGARPAAARAVTRTSGAAMLGIGTFLLLQHAL from the coding sequence ATGGACTCGGGAACGCTGATTTCTTTCCTCGCCGTGGACCTGCTGCTGGTGTGCGTGCCGGGCGCCGACTGGGCGTACGTGATCTCCGCCGGGCTGCGCGGCCGTTCCGTGGGCGCGGCGGTGAGCGGCCTGGTGAGCGGGTACGCCCTGCACACGGCGCTGGCCGCGGCGGGGCTCGCGGTGCTGGTCGCGGGCTCACCGGCACTGCTGACCGGGCTGACGGTGGCGGGCGCCGCGTACCTGGTGTGGCTGGGGTGGGCCGTTCTGCGCCGGCCGGGGACACCGGGCGCGGGCGAGGAGATCGCCGAGGGTGGCCCGCGGGTGTTCCTGCGCGGGGCCACGATCAGCGGGCTGAACCCCAAGGGCCTGCTGCTCTACCTCTCGGTCCTGCCGCAGTTCCTCACCCCGGGGGACGGGCGCCTGCCGGTCGCCGTGCAGACGACCGCCCTGGGGCTGCTGCACATGGCGTGCTGCGCCGCGGTGTACCTGACGGTGGGCGTCCTGGCCCGCAGGCTGCTGGGCGCCCGCCCTGCGGCGGCCCGGGCGGTGACCCGCACCTCGGGAGCGGCGATGCTGGGGATCGGCACGTTCCTGCTGCTCCAGCACGCGCTGTAA
- a CDS encoding serine/threonine-protein kinase, producing the protein MVDQLTQHDPRRIGPFEVLGRLGAGGMGLVYLARSASGRRVAIKTVRTELAEDQLFRVRFTREVEAARAVSGFYTAAVVDADPRAAVPWLATAYVPAPSLEEIVNDCGPMPAQAVRWLAAGVAEALQSIHGAGLVHRDLKPSNVLVVEDGPRVIDFGIASGVSNTRLTMTNVAVGTPAYMSPEQAKDSRSVTGASDVFSLGSMLVFAATGHPPFHGANPVETVFMLLREGPDLEGLPDELRPLIESCMQMEATARPNPADLQAQLAPHLFGSGSDDSGTASAWLPEKAVTLIETRRGGRPVKPAPPSPRSAGGGVGMGRPAGPVVPPPPSHAPVVLTRPAPVAVGAPDAGPVRLAGAAVPIGPGPRVADVRATAAVKAPVAEPGLVADWARPRPGVNGADTAMPATQGAPPETPAGWRPWRFRMSNDVWGTPSVAGDLVYVTSFEVHALDVATGRRRFKTRDVAWSMAVADGRVHASDGPTLFALDAREGGDLWRLSTDAWVYSLKADRGTVVTGTRGGGVQAWEASAGQKLWEISGCQTDFESPEAGPALHEGTVFVWQDARLRALDARTGEERWAYPIGDTASCGGVPVRVTPASDGYVYLAAGTRVLAVDIASGMVRWHFEAPAVFLSPPTFVPGPAVTGGGVYLADYLGTVYALDATDGRDRWRIATEARSSVDPVLVAAGHVHVGSGKGLYTLDAVTGTPKWRFQAGGDIVGAPAVAEGRIHFGSTDHLLYTLKADDGRLRWKLATGGEITGSPVVRDGVVYASSKDRCVYALDAEKGTGTARTA; encoded by the coding sequence GTGGTGGATCAGCTGACGCAGCACGATCCGCGGCGGATCGGGCCGTTCGAGGTGCTGGGACGGCTGGGCGCCGGCGGCATGGGGCTGGTCTATCTGGCCCGCTCGGCCTCGGGCCGGCGCGTGGCGATCAAGACGGTCCGGACCGAGCTCGCCGAGGACCAGCTCTTCCGGGTGCGGTTCACGCGCGAGGTGGAGGCGGCCCGGGCGGTCTCCGGCTTCTACACGGCCGCCGTCGTCGACGCCGATCCCCGCGCCGCCGTGCCCTGGCTGGCCACCGCGTACGTTCCCGCGCCCTCCCTCGAGGAAATAGTGAACGACTGCGGGCCGATGCCGGCCCAGGCGGTGCGCTGGCTGGCGGCGGGCGTCGCCGAGGCGCTCCAGTCGATCCACGGGGCGGGGCTGGTCCACCGTGACCTCAAGCCGTCCAACGTGCTCGTCGTCGAGGACGGGCCCCGGGTGATCGACTTCGGTATCGCGTCCGGCGTCTCGAACACGCGTTTGACGATGACGAACGTCGCGGTCGGCACCCCCGCCTACATGTCCCCCGAGCAGGCGAAGGACTCGCGCAGCGTGACCGGCGCGAGCGATGTCTTCTCGCTCGGCTCGATGCTCGTCTTCGCCGCCACCGGACATCCGCCCTTCCACGGCGCCAACCCGGTCGAGACGGTCTTCATGCTGCTGCGCGAGGGACCGGACCTGGAGGGTCTGCCCGACGAGCTGCGCCCGCTCATCGAGTCCTGCATGCAGATGGAGGCGACGGCCCGCCCCAACCCGGCCGACCTCCAGGCCCAGCTCGCCCCCCATCTCTTCGGCTCCGGCTCCGACGACAGCGGTACGGCGTCGGCCTGGCTGCCCGAGAAGGCCGTCACCCTCATCGAGACGCGCCGTGGCGGGCGCCCGGTGAAGCCGGCGCCCCCGAGCCCCCGCAGCGCGGGCGGCGGCGTCGGCATGGGCCGCCCCGCCGGGCCGGTCGTACCGCCCCCGCCGTCGCACGCCCCCGTGGTCCTCACCCGCCCGGCGCCGGTGGCCGTCGGCGCCCCCGACGCCGGTCCGGTCCGGCTGGCGGGCGCGGCCGTGCCGATCGGGCCCGGTCCGCGGGTCGCCGACGTACGCGCCACGGCCGCCGTGAAGGCGCCGGTGGCCGAGCCGGGCCTGGTCGCCGACTGGGCCCGCCCGCGCCCCGGCGTGAACGGCGCGGACACCGCGATGCCGGCCACCCAGGGTGCGCCCCCGGAGACCCCGGCGGGCTGGCGGCCCTGGCGTTTTCGCATGTCGAACGATGTGTGGGGCACGCCCTCCGTCGCCGGGGACCTCGTCTACGTCACCTCCTTCGAGGTGCACGCCCTGGACGTGGCCACGGGGCGCCGTCGCTTCAAGACACGGGACGTGGCCTGGTCGATGGCGGTCGCGGACGGCCGGGTGCACGCCTCCGACGGCCCCACCCTGTTCGCCCTGGACGCCCGCGAGGGCGGTGACCTGTGGCGGCTGTCGACGGATGCCTGGGTGTACTCCCTCAAGGCCGACCGGGGCACGGTCGTCACCGGCACGCGCGGCGGCGGGGTCCAGGCGTGGGAGGCCTCGGCCGGACAGAAACTCTGGGAGATCAGCGGCTGCCAGACCGACTTCGAGTCCCCGGAGGCCGGGCCCGCCCTGCACGAGGGCACGGTATTCGTCTGGCAGGACGCCCGGCTCAGAGCCCTGGACGCCCGCACGGGTGAGGAACGCTGGGCGTACCCGATCGGCGACACGGCCTCCTGCGGGGGCGTCCCGGTGCGGGTCACCCCCGCCTCGGACGGCTATGTCTACCTCGCCGCCGGCACCCGAGTCCTCGCCGTCGACATCGCGAGCGGCATGGTGCGCTGGCATTTCGAGGCGCCGGCGGTGTTCCTGTCGCCGCCGACCTTCGTCCCCGGCCCGGCGGTGACCGGCGGCGGCGTCTACCTCGCCGACTACCTCGGCACCGTGTACGCCCTCGACGCCACCGACGGCCGCGACCGCTGGCGCATCGCCACCGAGGCCCGGTCGTCCGTCGACCCGGTGCTGGTGGCCGCCGGCCATGTCCACGTCGGCAGCGGCAAGGGGCTCTACACCCTGGACGCGGTCACCGGCACTCCCAAGTGGCGCTTCCAGGCGGGCGGCGACATCGTGGGCGCCCCGGCGGTCGCGGAAGGCCGTATCCACTTCGGCTCGACGGACCACCTGCTCTACACCCTGAAGGCCGACGACGGCCGGCTGCGCTGGAAGCTGGCGACCGGCGGCGAGATCACCGGCTCACCCGTGGTCCGCGACGGCGTCGTGTACGCGTCCAGCAAGGACCGCTGCGTGTACGCCCTGGACGCGGAGAAGGGCACGGGCACGGCGAGAACGGCCTGA
- a CDS encoding pyridoxine/pyridoxamine 5'-phosphate oxidase — translation MAKDLHELLRSLRVWDPAVTGLPPFAPGAAPAEPLSLFTEWFAEVVAAGEREPHTMTLSTSDEEGLPDARIVMLHGADAGGWVFATHATSRKGRQLAARPYAALTFYWPVLGRQVRVRGPVTSAPSEEAQADLHARSTGALAAALTGRQSEVLTSAEELTRASEAAWEHAHQNPTATSPTWTLYRLRPDEVEFFQGDGARRHARLRYRRAGGSWTREQLWP, via the coding sequence ATGGCCAAGGATCTTCATGAGCTGCTCAGGTCACTGCGGGTGTGGGATCCGGCGGTGACCGGACTACCGCCCTTCGCGCCGGGGGCGGCGCCCGCCGAGCCGCTGTCCCTCTTCACGGAGTGGTTCGCCGAGGTGGTGGCGGCGGGTGAGCGGGAACCGCACACGATGACGCTGTCGACCTCGGACGAGGAGGGTCTGCCCGACGCCCGCATCGTGATGCTGCACGGTGCCGACGCGGGCGGCTGGGTCTTCGCGACGCACGCCACCAGCCGCAAGGGACGTCAGCTCGCCGCCCGGCCGTACGCGGCCCTCACCTTCTACTGGCCGGTACTGGGCCGCCAGGTCCGGGTACGCGGCCCGGTCACGTCCGCCCCCTCCGAGGAGGCCCAGGCCGATCTGCACGCCCGCTCGACAGGCGCCCTGGCCGCCGCGCTGACCGGAAGGCAGAGCGAGGTCCTCACCTCGGCGGAGGAATTGACGAGAGCGTCGGAGGCCGCCTGGGAGCACGCCCACCAAAACCCGACGGCCACGTCCCCGACCTGGACGCTGTACCGACTGCGTCCGGACGAGGTGGAGTTCTTCCAGGGGGACGGCGCCCGCCGTCACGCCCGGCTGAGGTACCGCCGGGCGGGCGGGTCCTGGACGAGAGAGCAACTCTGGCCCTGA
- a CDS encoding VOC family protein, whose amino-acid sequence MAENRASVYAEGVPCWVDAQLPDVDAGKRFYGDLFGWDFEEAYGSSVWARLEGAPVAALAHKTDGRMPTVWTVYFATPDAQKTVRRIRSAGGQVVMGPLPVGGAGTGVLAADPEGAVFGLWQPAGHPGFGVRHKPGSFAWAQLYARDTEAANTFYGHLFHEALFGEGAEPDFGRAPVGDVFPEVMPPHFLVHFGVADCESALGAVSRLGGRVQAGPFTASYGIVAVVTDNQGASFALLQR is encoded by the coding sequence ATGGCCGAAAACAGGGCATCGGTGTACGCAGAGGGCGTCCCCTGCTGGGTGGACGCACAGCTCCCCGACGTGGACGCGGGCAAGCGGTTCTACGGCGATCTCTTCGGGTGGGACTTCGAGGAGGCGTACGGCTCCTCCGTGTGGGCCCGGCTGGAGGGGGCGCCGGTGGCGGCGCTCGCCCACAAGACGGACGGCCGGATGCCCACCGTGTGGACGGTGTACTTCGCGACGCCGGACGCGCAGAAGACCGTCCGCCGCATCCGTAGCGCCGGCGGGCAGGTCGTCATGGGGCCGCTGCCGGTCGGCGGGGCGGGCACCGGCGTGCTCGCCGCCGACCCCGAGGGCGCGGTCTTCGGCCTGTGGCAGCCGGCCGGCCACCCCGGCTTCGGCGTACGGCACAAGCCCGGCTCCTTCGCCTGGGCGCAGCTCTACGCCCGTGACACCGAGGCCGCCAACACCTTCTACGGCCATCTCTTCCACGAGGCGCTGTTCGGCGAGGGCGCCGAGCCCGACTTCGGGCGGGCGCCGGTCGGTGACGTCTTCCCGGAGGTCATGCCGCCGCACTTCCTCGTCCACTTCGGGGTGGCGGACTGCGAGAGCGCCCTCGGTGCGGTGAGCCGGCTCGGCGGGCGGGTGCAGGCGGGTCCGTTCACCGCCTCCTACGGAATTGTGGCCGTCGTCACGGACAATCAAGGGGCGTCGTTCGCACTTCTCCAGCGCTGA
- a CDS encoding Zn-ribbon domain-containing OB-fold protein — MGNRFDIPEADAFTRAYWDAAAAGRLLIRRCGACARAHHYPREFCPYCWSEDVTWEDASGLATLYTWSVVHRNDLPPFGERTPYVAAVVDLAEGPRMSTEVVGGVPAEPWPQPWQGLRAGLDLVVAFREGVPVFRPAP; from the coding sequence ATGGGCAACCGTTTCGACATCCCCGAGGCCGACGCCTTCACGCGCGCGTACTGGGACGCGGCCGCCGCGGGCCGACTGCTGATCCGGCGCTGCGGGGCCTGCGCGCGGGCCCACCACTACCCCCGTGAGTTCTGCCCGTACTGCTGGAGCGAGGACGTGACCTGGGAGGACGCGAGCGGTCTGGCCACCCTCTACACATGGTCCGTCGTCCACCGCAACGACCTGCCGCCCTTCGGTGAGCGGACGCCGTACGTCGCGGCGGTGGTCGACCTGGCGGAGGGGCCGCGGATGTCGACGGAGGTGGTGGGGGGCGTCCCCGCCGAGCCGTGGCCGCAGCCGTGGCAGGGGCTGCGAGCGGGGCTGGACCTGGTGGTCGCGTTCCGGGAAGGGGTGCCGGTGTTCCGCCCCGCGCCGTGA
- a CDS encoding TetR family transcriptional regulator, translating to MRTVDGRVAGRRGQATRQKLLDCLSEMLSSSPYRDVKVIDVARKAGTSPATFYQYFPDVEGAVLEIAEQMAAEGAELTELVAGRSWVGKAGWQTAQELVDGFLEFWRKNDAILRVVDLGAAEGDKRFYKLRMKILNSVNNSLSDAVAELQSKGRVDKDVNPAAVAGALVAMLAAVASHQKGFQTWGVKQAELKPNLALLVHLGVTGRKPTK from the coding sequence GTGCGTACCGTCGACGGCCGCGTGGCCGGTCGGCGCGGGCAGGCGACGCGGCAGAAGCTGCTCGACTGCCTCAGCGAGATGCTCAGCTCCTCTCCCTACCGGGACGTCAAGGTCATCGATGTCGCGCGGAAGGCGGGCACTTCACCCGCGACGTTCTACCAGTACTTCCCGGACGTCGAGGGCGCCGTCCTGGAGATCGCCGAGCAAATGGCCGCCGAGGGCGCCGAGTTGACCGAACTGGTCGCGGGGCGGTCATGGGTCGGCAAGGCGGGCTGGCAGACGGCTCAGGAACTCGTTGACGGCTTCCTGGAGTTCTGGCGGAAGAACGACGCGATCCTCCGGGTGGTCGACCTCGGGGCGGCGGAGGGGGACAAGCGCTTCTACAAACTCCGCATGAAGATCCTCAACTCGGTGAACAACTCCCTGTCGGACGCGGTCGCCGAGTTGCAGTCCAAGGGCAGGGTCGACAAGGACGTGAACCCGGCCGCGGTCGCCGGTGCGCTCGTCGCGATGCTCGCGGCGGTCGCCTCGCACCAGAAGGGCTTCCAGACCTGGGGCGTCAAGCAGGCTGAACTCAAGCCGAATCTGGCACTGTTGGTGCACCTGGGCGTCACCGGCAGGAAGCCGACGAAGTAG
- a CDS encoding enoyl-CoA hydratase/isomerase family protein, producing MTVRLGTDKDTGVAVVTLDRPARLNALDLETVRELKDVWRELRFDDSVRAVVLTGAGRRAFCTGLDRDAVVPQPGSPYMQDDPLLTVGPKANDLWKPVVAAVEGMACGGAFYLLGECEFIVAGADAVFFDPHTTYGMVSAYESVLLAQRMPYGEVARMMLMGTAERISARRAHEVGLVSELTDSGQASAAAVACATVVAGYPAAGVQGTVRALWAAKEAARTMGFAQAPHLISLGNLPTERQAELFTGRSSATPRIR from the coding sequence GTGACGGTACGCCTCGGCACCGACAAGGACACCGGCGTCGCCGTCGTCACCCTCGACCGGCCGGCCCGGCTCAACGCCCTCGACCTCGAGACCGTCCGCGAACTGAAGGACGTGTGGCGGGAGTTGCGGTTCGACGACTCGGTACGGGCGGTCGTGCTCACCGGGGCCGGACGGCGGGCGTTCTGCACCGGCCTCGACCGGGACGCCGTCGTGCCGCAGCCCGGCTCCCCCTACATGCAGGACGACCCGCTGCTCACCGTCGGACCCAAGGCGAACGACCTGTGGAAGCCGGTCGTCGCCGCCGTGGAGGGCATGGCCTGCGGGGGCGCCTTCTACCTGCTCGGGGAGTGCGAGTTCATCGTGGCCGGCGCCGACGCCGTGTTCTTCGACCCGCACACCACGTACGGGATGGTCAGCGCGTACGAGTCGGTGCTCCTGGCGCAGCGGATGCCGTACGGGGAGGTCGCGCGGATGATGCTGATGGGGACGGCCGAACGGATCTCCGCCCGGCGCGCCCACGAAGTCGGGCTGGTGTCCGAACTCACCGACAGCGGGCAGGCGTCGGCCGCCGCCGTCGCCTGCGCCACCGTCGTCGCCGGGTATCCCGCCGCCGGCGTCCAGGGCACCGTGCGGGCGCTGTGGGCGGCGAAGGAGGCGGCCCGCACGATGGGCTTCGCCCAAGCACCGCACCTCATCTCGCTGGGCAACCTCCCCACCGAACGCCAGGCGGAACTGTTCACCGGCCGCTCCTCCGCCACCCCCCGCATCCGCTGA
- a CDS encoding GNAT family N-acetyltransferase, protein MTDIREPHAAPHATGPHGHGLALRPWHPESDTDVDAWLRGHTDPGFRRWNTPVRTITDTAGARQSIEARNADGAAGSAMTFCVTDAADGTVLGQISVNMIDRVLSFARVGYWVLPEARGRHVATRSLLLASTWAFTEVGLHRLELGHALGHDASCRVAERCGFRYEGTLRGAMWEADRRDAFRDVHLHGRLATDPEPEWRRGSGRNEEPADGDHAPR, encoded by the coding sequence ATGACCGACATACGCGAGCCGCACGCGGCCCCCCACGCCACCGGTCCGCACGGCCACGGGCTGGCCCTGCGGCCCTGGCACCCGGAGTCCGACACCGACGTGGACGCCTGGCTGCGCGGGCACACCGACCCCGGCTTCCGGCGCTGGAACACCCCAGTGCGCACGATCACCGACACTGCCGGCGCCCGGCAGTCGATCGAGGCCAGGAACGCGGACGGGGCGGCCGGGAGCGCCATGACGTTCTGCGTGACCGACGCCGCCGACGGCACGGTCCTCGGGCAGATCTCGGTGAACATGATCGACCGCGTGCTGAGCTTCGCCAGGGTCGGCTACTGGGTCCTTCCGGAGGCACGCGGCCGGCACGTCGCGACCCGCTCCCTGCTGCTCGCCTCGACCTGGGCGTTCACCGAGGTCGGCCTGCACCGGCTGGAACTGGGCCACGCGCTCGGTCACGACGCCTCCTGCCGGGTCGCCGAGCGCTGCGGGTTCCGGTACGAGGGGACCCTGCGCGGAGCGATGTGGGAGGCGGACCGCCGGGACGCCTTCCGGGACGTCCACCTGCACGGACGGCTGGCGACGGACCCGGAGCCGGAGTGGCGTCGAGGGTCCGGGCGGAACGAGGAGCCGGCGGACGGGGACCACGCGCCGCGCTGA
- a CDS encoding thiolase C-terminal domain-containing protein, with protein sequence MAPASESAGGNRKVAVVGVALSDCGRVDDATPYALHAQAARRALADAGLDRSRVDGFASAGLGTLAPVEVADYLGLRPTWVDSTSVGGSTWEVMAAHAADAIAAGHANAVLLAYASTPRADIRAGRRTGTFAFGGRGPLQFEVPYGHTLIAKYAMAARRHMLQYGTTIEQLAEVAVQARANAALNPDAMFRDPVTVDDVLSGPMIADPFTKLHCCLRSDGGAAVLLAAEEYVRDCRTAPVWILGTGEHVSHASMSEWDDFTVTPAAVSGRLAFDRAGVGAEEMDFAEIYDAFTYMTLVTLEDLGFCAKGEGGAFVEKGRLTLSGALPVNTDGGGLSAQHPGMRGLFLLVEAVRQLRGEGGDRQVRATDGGLPRLGVASGTGGWFCSSGTVVLGRD encoded by the coding sequence ATGGCACCCGCATCCGAATCGGCAGGCGGTAACCGGAAGGTGGCCGTGGTCGGCGTCGCCCTCTCCGACTGCGGCCGGGTGGACGACGCGACCCCGTACGCCCTGCACGCCCAGGCCGCCCGGCGGGCACTGGCGGACGCGGGTCTCGACCGGTCGCGGGTGGACGGATTCGCGTCCGCCGGACTCGGCACGCTGGCCCCCGTCGAGGTCGCGGACTACCTGGGCCTGCGCCCGACCTGGGTCGACTCCACCTCGGTGGGCGGTTCGACCTGGGAGGTCATGGCGGCGCACGCCGCCGACGCGATAGCCGCAGGACACGCGAACGCGGTCCTCCTCGCGTACGCCTCGACGCCCCGCGCGGACATCCGTGCCGGCCGCCGCACCGGCACCTTCGCCTTCGGCGGCCGCGGCCCGCTCCAGTTCGAGGTTCCCTACGGCCACACCCTGATCGCCAAGTACGCGATGGCCGCCCGCCGTCACATGCTCCAGTACGGCACGACGATCGAGCAGTTGGCGGAGGTGGCGGTCCAGGCGCGTGCGAACGCGGCCCTGAACCCCGACGCGATGTTCCGCGACCCGGTGACGGTGGACGACGTCCTGTCCGGGCCGATGATCGCCGACCCGTTCACGAAACTGCACTGCTGTCTGCGCTCCGACGGCGGCGCGGCGGTCCTCCTGGCGGCCGAGGAGTACGTACGCGACTGCCGCACCGCCCCGGTGTGGATCCTCGGGACGGGGGAGCACGTCTCGCACGCCTCGATGTCCGAGTGGGACGACTTCACGGTCACGCCGGCGGCGGTGAGCGGCCGGCTGGCGTTCGACCGGGCGGGCGTGGGCGCCGAGGAGATGGACTTCGCCGAGATCTACGACGCGTTCACGTACATGACGCTCGTGACCCTGGAGGACCTCGGCTTCTGCGCGAAGGGCGAGGGCGGCGCGTTCGTGGAGAAGGGCCGGCTGACCCTGTCCGGCGCCCTGCCGGTGAACACCGACGGGGGCGGGCTCTCGGCCCAGCATCCGGGGATGCGCGGACTGTTCCTGCTGGTGGAGGCGGTACGGCAGCTACGGGGCGAGGGAGGGGACCGCCAGGTGCGGGCGACGGACGGGGGTCTGCCCCGGCTGGGCGTCGCCTCCGGGACCGGCGGGTGGTTCTGCTCGTCGGGGACGGTGGTCCTGGGACGGGACTGA
- a CDS encoding nitroreductase family deazaflavin-dependent oxidoreductase, which produces MIGVRMVQKVSSTRAFAKVAPHVIPALDRAVHRLTRGKVLLSAQMLPGVILTSTGARSGLPRRAPLACMPEEGGASWVLIGSNFGRTGHPAWTGNLLARPEAEISWKGRDIPVTAELLTGEERAAVWKSLLAFWPPYATYQARVEREIRLFRLTPRR; this is translated from the coding sequence GTGATCGGCGTCCGGATGGTGCAGAAGGTGTCCTCGACCCGGGCTTTCGCGAAGGTCGCTCCGCATGTCATCCCCGCCCTCGACCGGGCGGTCCACCGGCTCACCCGGGGAAAGGTACTGCTCAGCGCCCAGATGCTGCCCGGGGTGATCCTGACGTCCACCGGGGCGAGGAGTGGACTGCCGCGTCGTGCGCCGCTGGCCTGTATGCCCGAGGAGGGCGGCGCGAGCTGGGTCCTGATCGGCTCGAACTTCGGCCGCACCGGGCACCCCGCCTGGACCGGCAACCTCCTCGCCCGCCCGGAGGCCGAGATCAGCTGGAAGGGCCGGGACATTCCGGTGACGGCGGAGCTGCTGACGGGGGAGGAGCGGGCGGCCGTCTGGAAGTCGCTGCTGGCCTTCTGGCCGCCGTACGCGACGTACCAGGCGAGGGTCGAGCGCGAGATCCGGCTGTTCCGGCTCACGCCCCGGAGATAG
- a CDS encoding Lrp/AsnC family transcriptional regulator: MDDVDRKILAELQQDGRLTVTELAARVRLSVSPCHRRLRELERSGAISGYRAVVEPAAVGLSFEALVFVSMRQEDRDTVAEFERAVGEVEHVLDAQRLFGEPDYLLRVATADLAAFQRLYDERLATLPGVQRLTSTLVMKHVVKDRALPA, encoded by the coding sequence ATGGACGACGTGGACCGGAAGATTCTTGCCGAACTCCAGCAGGACGGGCGGCTGACCGTGACCGAGCTGGCCGCGCGGGTGCGGCTGAGCGTCTCGCCGTGCCACCGGCGGCTGCGGGAACTGGAGCGGTCCGGGGCGATCAGCGGCTACCGGGCGGTGGTCGAGCCGGCCGCCGTCGGGCTCAGCTTCGAGGCGCTGGTCTTCGTCTCGATGCGGCAGGAGGACCGGGACACGGTCGCCGAGTTCGAGCGGGCGGTGGGGGAGGTGGAGCACGTCCTGGACGCGCAGCGGCTGTTCGGGGAGCCCGACTACCTGCTGCGGGTGGCCACCGCGGACCTCGCGGCCTTCCAGCGGCTGTACGACGAGCGCCTCGCCACCCTGCCGGGGGTGCAGCGGCTGACCTCGACGCTGGTGATGAAGCACGTGGTGAAGGACCGGGCGCTGCCCGCGTGA
- a CDS encoding acyl-CoA dehydrogenase family protein codes for MDPGFTAEQDGIRRTLRELLHKRCGPEELRAALDTPAGHDRALWTALAEQLGLPGLALPEAYGGVGCPLADLVLAAEETGRALAPSPLLATSVLAAPLILALGTPAQRAGLLPRICDGTLTAALAVPAPALATALALTGPPDGDWSGGGRAGGVQARLVQGAWRLYGEAPQVLDGHSAGTLVVAAHTGGYARSRSLLFLVAGDAAGLVRTRQTALDATRPQARVQLRDVRADLLGGEGAGSEESGVLAALARVGDVAAAFLACEAVGAAGRALERTVGYLGQREQFGRVIGSFQAVQHRLADVYVQVQAARSAAYYAAWATGGPGGPDGRADSGDSGDSGDPGNGERVGGLALAQALEALRCAAAEGVQLHGGIGFTWEHEAHLSFKRAAGDDLLFGPVHRLRARAAEMSRLFERTEVPV; via the coding sequence ATGGACCCCGGCTTCACCGCCGAGCAGGACGGGATCCGCCGCACGTTGCGCGAACTGCTCCACAAACGCTGCGGCCCCGAGGAACTCCGCGCCGCACTCGACACCCCCGCCGGCCACGACCGCGCCCTGTGGACGGCCCTGGCCGAGCAGCTCGGACTGCCCGGCCTCGCGCTCCCCGAGGCGTACGGCGGAGTCGGCTGCCCTCTCGCCGACCTCGTCCTGGCCGCCGAGGAGACCGGCCGGGCACTCGCGCCCTCCCCGCTCCTCGCGACCTCCGTCCTCGCCGCGCCGCTGATCCTCGCCCTGGGCACCCCCGCCCAGCGCGCCGGCCTGCTGCCCCGGATCTGCGACGGCACCCTGACCGCCGCCCTGGCCGTCCCCGCGCCCGCCCTCGCCACCGCCCTCGCCCTCACCGGCCCCCCGGACGGCGACTGGTCCGGCGGAGGGCGCGCGGGCGGGGTCCAGGCCCGGCTCGTCCAGGGCGCCTGGCGGCTGTACGGGGAGGCCCCGCAGGTGCTCGACGGGCACAGCGCCGGGACACTGGTGGTCGCCGCGCACACCGGCGGGTACGCACGGTCGCGCAGCCTGCTGTTCCTCGTGGCGGGGGACGCCGCCGGGCTCGTCCGCACCCGGCAGACCGCCCTGGACGCGACGCGTCCGCAGGCACGGGTGCAACTGCGGGACGTTCGAGCCGACCTGCTCGGCGGTGAGGGTGCGGGGAGCGAGGAGAGCGGCGTCCTGGCAGCGCTCGCCCGCGTCGGTGACGTCGCCGCCGCCTTCCTCGCCTGCGAGGCCGTCGGGGCGGCCGGTCGTGCGCTGGAGCGGACGGTCGGGTACCTCGGACAGCGGGAGCAGTTCGGGCGGGTGATCGGATCCTTCCAGGCGGTCCAGCACCGGCTGGCCGATGTGTATGTGCAGGTCCAGGCGGCCCGGTCCGCCGCGTACTACGCCGCCTGGGCCACGGGTGGCCCGGGCGGTCCCGACGGCCGCGCGGACTCCGGGGACTCCGGGGACTCCGGGGACCCCGGAAACGGTGAGCGGGTCGGCGGGCTCGCTCTCGCCCAGGCGCTGGAGGCGCTGCGGTGCGCCGCCGCCGAGGGCGTCCAGTTGCACGGCGGCATCGGTTTCACCTGGGAGCACGAGGCGCACCTGTCCTTCAAGCGGGCCGCGGGCGACGACCTGCTGTTCGGGCCCGTGCACCGGCTGCGGGCCCGTGCGGCCGAGATGTCCCGCCTCTTCGAGCGGACGGAGGTGCCGGTGTGA